One Parasteatoda tepidariorum isolate YZ-2023 chromosome 1, CAS_Ptep_4.0, whole genome shotgun sequence genomic window, ATGcaagaaatcgaaattttacTGTAGgtgacaatatttttattaatcaagtCTCTTAACTCAAAAATGAATACTTATATAAGAAAGATGATAGTTTATATCTTTAAATCTGAAATCTTCTGTTTAGCTTTAAAGTACAATTTTACCAATCATTTCATGGTTTATCCAatccatttattaattttatactctCAGGtgaatttatatcataaatgaataattatgaaaaataactgtttttcaaatactctttttttacataaaaaaattttctttccgctttttttgttaatatacattataatttaatggaAGATTTCTTCTGTGTGTATGTAAAAAAGTTTCTGTAGAGTCGAAAATCCGTCCATTTTAACAAGTCCctgtgtaaatttattttgttagcaTTTCATTGTGTGTTTGAAATATTCTCATTTGAAGCAATAaacattattgtttaattttttacaaatcatgcttttaaaataaagctttaaaaattgagtttgGCTTTTCTATTATTCCATTTTCGGTAACTTACATTCCAGTctctaagtaaaataaattttaaaagaattaatcaaATTCAACCAATCAAGACAAATACATTGATAaacacatttaatataaaaataattgtataggaataaataaaattaaaaaactacccaaatgtaaaatgaatttttaacgaTTATTCAAAGGCTTTAATACTCAAAGCTACTAGTCTctttaaatattgtgaaattgttattttagaattaattgcagctttaatgtatatatatatatatatatatatattatacaacaTTTTNTAATATAAATTATCagttttactcattttttaaaaagaaaataccttAACTTAGTAGGATGGTCCAAATTTTACAATCATAAGAATTTAAAGGTTTTATTTAGACAATATTAAGATATTCAAGGGGCAGTGCCAGGGCCAAGAGATGGTTAGACAAGGTGGAAAAAGACCTTAAGACTCTAAAAGTCCAAAACTGGAAACAAAGAGCTAGAGACAGGCAACTTTGAAGGATTATTGTTAGTGAGGCCATGATCCAACATGAACTCTAATACCAGGGAGTTAGTTAGACAATATCTAGCAATATTATAGATGAAATGaacagaattaatttataaattttcatatatttttatggatTGTTAATTGTGCAAAACTCAACACATGTAGCACTAGCTGATAAAGTTCGTTATAAGGCTTCCTAGTCGCTGcttctgatttattttcatgtttaagCTTGAAACTCAGGTGCTGAACATTACAAACGGCACTGAAATCCTGTGTCATGCACAACCTCTTTTGAAACCTAAAAACCCCTTGGAAATAACAAACATCGAAATAAATTTGGATCTTGTGAAAACTGTccatggtaaaaaaatttttgctccaattattctaaaaaatcttGCCCTGGAGACAATGGCGGTTAGATACCCAGTCGACGATTGGCTACATGTTTTTATCGATGGTTCTCAATTTGACTGCCATTTTAATGTAGGGGCTGGTGTCTTTTCGGAACTTTTCTCTTTCTACGTACCAGCAGGATACATTGGCACCACCTTTGATGGAGAAGTAGTGGCCTTGAGTACGGTCTTACAGCAGCTACTGGCCCTCCaacacaaatttgaaaatgcagTTCTCTTCTCGGACTCACAAGCGGCCATACAATCAATTAGCGCACATGAACGTCCCTTGACACCTGAGATTTCCCGATGTCAAGACCTCTCGAGGTCTTTATTTTTGAAGGGAAAACGAATAGTCCTCCAGTGAGTGCCAGCCCATTGTGGTGTCTGGGGCAATGAGCAGGCAGATTTACTTGCCAAGAAAGGTGCCAATTTGCTACAACAACCAAATATGGCAACTTCCTTTTGGAAAATCAAACTGctccttaaaaatttatgtaaaaccaACTCATTGCAAGACCTTCAGGCTCGCACAGCTTTGAAAAGTTGGAGAAATGTAAGCTCTTCTTTTAATTCCCGACAAACCAAGACGTGATGCAGTTGCAGCCTTCCGCTTATATACAGACCACGATTGTCTTTCTGCTCACTTATACCGCATAGGCCTTTCCACCACGCCTTTTTGTCCACTTTGTAAATCTGGAGAGAAATTGGGCAGTGACCACCTGCTTCTATGTGGGGCTCTTCATGGACACACTGAGTCCTCAAGATATTGGGAAGCAAGAGAACTTTTAAGGCAATGACTTTGGTCTTCTTTCTTTGTTATCCTACGTACATTTGTattcgttatttatttcatctttctaTTTGTACCTTTTGCCTTggcattagaaattttaaaaaatataaaaaaaagcttgaaacTCAAGCTATCCTGTACTGTTATTGCACTAGCACTATTTAGAATGACTTGAgatatctaaaataattcaatatataaagccatatttttgactgaaagcataaaaatgaagattatatttaaaatatttttacccttGCATTTCATTTATGCGGTgatattaatttccttaaatcAGTTTATGGCTCACaaccttaataaatttatgaaattggatgaaaatttaaatatctcaatAATAAAACATCCTCCTGCAAGAGAAGCAATGTTGAAAATTCTGTTCTActgttaaaagcttttttttacattccgTTAACCATCCAATTAATCGaatagttatataaaatttcaaaaacattagtTTACTCATTCAGAGGAAAAATTTACAGCACCATCTGTtaagaatataaagaaaaattattattttatcaagatagcttttaagatagaatttttttttctttttttaatatgttccGACATACACACAAATAAGTTTGCGCCTGACTTTCTCAGCTTTATTacaagcacatttttaaaagcattaaaaatccGTAATCCgcctaaaaaaaaacataaaccaGCGTATtgttatacttcttattttaaataaaaatttaggaaaaacatGGTGCATTCTTGAAATATGCAGAACATCAAACTCTGCTATAGCAATACTGATGTCAATAAGTGTGATAGAGGGTTTTTAACCCTGAACAGGacaaaaactgattaaaaataattagaaatattaacttaaatatgAGAACTAGGacctaactttaaaaaacgaaataaaaacattgtttgtgATTacaaatacagtagggaaccgattatccggaacgatcgggaccatcgctattccggataactgatttttccggttttctgaatcgctacaaaaagccgtttttttttattgtttaacccaactaaaaaaaatttttttttggaaataatcttgaaaaaacgaagtaatacactaatgattatttccaaaatgatggtaaggtaaacatcttccaaaaaagaaagaaaagtccTGAAatcttatgagaaaaaaaacattttttaaaaaaaatggcaggaaaatttatcaaatttcgttccggttttttggttttccggtttactgatttccggataacgggttctgtactgtataatgCTGAAAAATCACGGAAAGAACaaacacaaaaagaaataaaaaaagatattgaaaataaaatattttatttatcaacgtacaaaatatgtcaaatatgctaaaaataacaaatcaaaatagtACACATCTCTTTGTCATCTTCTATGTCAAacataaaagcatttatatttgttatgaGTTGGCACAGTTATATCTGTAaacaagtgattttttttaatacctctCAAAAATGTAGTaccaaaaaaattgacatattgAGAGACTTGGTGAAAAtatcttgataaaatttaagtaattaaaaaaattgttgacttAAATAATATAAGGAATTTCCTTTTGAAGCAGAATATTGGTCAACAAACATTACTAAGTTCATTAGtaaaatggagaaaattttttagatataagtaaataatttaattctcaaaatattataaaatacttataataaatccatattttttaaaaatgacataaaaaacaTGGGGTGCATTTCCactaaaaaattggtaattgaCAGACAATTTTCTATTCAccatttgttataattatatttagttaattttgccTTACACATTgtgttacataaatatataccaTCTCCATAGAAACAAAGTAATTCAGTTAACCTaaatcaagtaaattttttctcaaaatgcatGTCTAACGGGTGGATCCTAGAATAGCTCACCCTGTGGAAATTGTTATAAATCTCGCCAAACTAGGTTTCCAGAAGATATTTCAGGGAGATTATTTTGATTGTCCGATCACACCACCAACATTCTTAAACCTGATTGGTTATTTGATATGTACACCTATGCAAAAGTTGGATTTCGTTAGAAAAGAGGtaatgggtttattttttcgCCATTTATGCTTCTGATCTCTTCCGGTTAGAATCAtcgttcattttttaaatgttatttcatttattgccattattattaaatttttttttttgtatgttacTGGTTGATAAGAAAAGATGTATTTAAGCCATCAGAGtaaaggtaatttatttttattctattaaaaaatattttaataagtttatattaatttaaatttttatttttttaataatcaaacaGCAACATTGATCCCAGTAATAATCTCCAACTTGGCAAGATTTCCAAAAGTCACCAAAAGGTGGGCTATACTAGGATTTTACCTGTCAAACTTgccaagaaaattttatcaacacataaatcaaatataaacaaccagtaatttataacaaaatttaactaatttatataaacaaacatcataaatacaaaaaaacaggCTCATAAACGTGAGAAATATCCACCAGCAACAACAAAATTCTCTCCAGTAATGTACGATGCATCATTTGAACACAAAAATGACACCATCCCAGCAATCTCATCAGGTTCTCCACATCTTTTCATTGGAATAGCTTGATCAAGAACCTCTTTAGAAGAGGGATTGGACCACATCACCTCACTGaacttagtttttattataccaGGACAAACACAGTTCACTCTAATGTTCTTCTGAGCACACTGTGTTGCTGCAGCTTTTGCCAAACCTAACAATGCTGTTTTGCTAACAGAATAGGCCCCAAGTATATTCATAGGATTAAGTCCAGCAATGGAAGACATGTAAACAATGGACCCTCCTCCACGTTCTTCCATTAATGGAAGAACAGCTTGGGTCAGCAAGAAAGCTGATTTGACATTTATGTCAAATATTTTGTCCCATGCATCTTCAGAAGTATCCAGGACATGACCCATGGTGGGATTGACAGCTGCATTGCTGACTAATAGATCAACACCCCCAAACGTAGTTTTTGCAAAATCCAGTAAGCGTCTACGATCTTCTGCTTTACCAACATGACATGGAATGCCCGCAATTTTTGAACTAACTGATTTTAATTGATCCAAGGCTTTTTCAACATTATCTTTCTTGCGACTGCTAATGACAACTGCAGCTCCGTCAGTTGCTAATCTCTTTGCAACTGAAAATCCAATGCCTTCAGTCGATGCAGTAACAACAGCAACTTTACCAGATAGTTTCAGTACTGAGTGGGACATGTTTCGCAGAATATTTGAATCAATGCTAAAAACACGCAATTTTAGACATAAATTTCTAAGCATTTCCGATTTTTTCCTCAATAATACAAGGAATTTCAGCTTAACGAAATTAAAATCACGTTATCTCTATTGTATATTAAGTATGATAAGTAGATGATTAGATAAGGTTGaggaaaaattttctattttttaaatcatactagaaaaaaatttatttccagaaATTGAAAGTAATAACAACGTAAGTTAAGAAGAGGAGGAGGgattttatctcaattttaagagatttaatttgatatcaatcaaaagtaattcttttttacttccTCTTCGCTCTAAATGTACAAGTACACAAGAAATACGAGAGCTCGAATCAgtgaaatcaaattatatacGATGCAAAACCCGCTTTCAGCttgtttagaaattaaacattttgagaTCTGAACCATGTGTGAAACACATGCAGTGTGAATGACCCTGAAAGATGCATTTATGGGAGCAGAAACTGAAGCCTAAACAAAAGCTATAAGCTTTCGCAAAGAACTCGTCGTATTTTACAAAATCTGTTCTCGagaccaaattttaaatttcttcagtctgtttaattttgtgtaatttgttgtgttattgaattacaaaatgTTAGAAAGCTTTATTCCAGACAAAGCAATACTGTTAATTGAAAGTGCTggttagtattttatttttgataataaaatggcATTTTAGTATGCTTTTTGCTGTCGAATTGTTAGAATATGTTTTACATATAGAATATGTTGAAACGATAATTCTTCATTTACGATTTTAAACTTGTCCTACACAAAATAtctacatttgtttttttcttcaacggtattaaattataatgcattGTTAAGAAATTAGAAGAGAAATTTTGGTAGAGATAGCTTGTCTATTATTCAAGTTCTGAAAGCTCGTTTTAATAGATGAACTGGAAGGAGgattaattttttggaaaaaaatttctcaatggcagttaataaaatgtttaagagtACTTAAAGATTTCCtctcttttgttattttaaatgttttcttaattttattatagatgGGATTTTTATCATGACTCCAATTGTCTCTTAGCGACCTATCTAAAAAGGTCGCCATGGGGTaggaggaaaaaaaggaaacacaATCATAACTTGGAGAGGAAAGATACAAAAAGGATAATGATCTTATGTATGAATTAATGAATTGAATTCATATTGCATTGTTAAATTTCTAGTTTAACTTCAATTTATTAATGCTGAATACATAGtactttttttcctaatatttaacaaacctaatatttaacaattattacatttttgatgttatttaaacataaattttaagcaatttacttttttccatGTCTGgagaaaattgaaaagtttttgcatgcatttatgaaatttgattatCTAGAgttaattccatgaaaaaaatgttttttagtaactatttattatctataattttatttaataattgttggtaaaattttgatttgtaagatacataaatttttatattttaaagaatataattttatatggcaaaataattatatgaacaAAATCCGTTGAATAGTtccttagaaatcaaattttttgaaagtaaaatatttataatcatcagtcagatttttagaaaatagatcAATCAGATTgttgaagcaataaagaaaaaaacaatggaagtaaaataaaaatatttttttttattttatttccattgtttttttctttattgcttcaattattctttcttttgaaaattctgctgCTTTTAAGTGTGTTTCTTTCAAACAAAGTTctgttattttagaattttatattttgtattcttttactaATACAATCAGATTGTTAGTCTCAATCAGTCAGATTTTCACAAGTTTGtgcaaaaatgcttaaatatggcgagatacataaaaagtaaatttaacatttaggGGTCCAAACTTCCTCCCTGATCAAagtattaggaccatatttcccaaattaatGCTACCCTAAATGTTTTGGGGTTCATAATCCGTTATGAAGAaaggtttattcagagaatgttcgtttttatctaattttatgacTTAAAGTATCATCGATCACtcttcgaaccattaaaatcCTAGTACATGAGGATTTGATTATTAGATCACATTATTTAGGGaggttcatttatttttttgggcACTGTACATTCATTTTGTCATACATTTCGTAGACTAACATGCCCAAAAagacttataaaattttgagttttttgaaGCTATAGTAAACACTATAATCAgcattaagtattattattttatcaaatctattgtattttttcttttcagcagctgtaaattaattattcaaataagttaatattaatactAGCATGTATGTGTTCAccatcaattataatttaatgttttttaatagtttgacataattaaattttattttaattgctaattaaaactgttttaataaatattttatttgttttaggtAAAAGGTTGGCATTAGCTAGTAATACTATTGCAAGGGCAATGCACATTTATCATCAATTTAAACGCTGCATTGACACTATTGATTTTGAGGACGGAGTAAGtaccaaattaattttagacaCCCTAGCTATCCTTTAGGTATTTTGATTctatcttttaatttcaaatatttattttcagatattataataatttttacaatgttgGCAAATGACATATGTACCTTTTATACttagttttatcttttataagtTGAAGAAAATGATGATTTCTAATTTATGAGTTATGATGCTTTGAAATTTAGGCAATTACTCAGATCATGTGTTTgtaattaatatgatattaaCTTAACGTTTAAGACGTATATTTCTACATATTTGTTAGTGTCAACTACCTTTGATAAGGTACCAAATTAGGGTTCACAAGTTTTCTGACACCTCATAGTTTTTACTGTGATGTTTTACCCAGATCTTTAATGactttgtattttcaattttccccagcaaattaatagataaatgtatttttacagttatgttatgaaaaatgtacaaaatgaCTGACTATAGCATGCTTTGACGCACCAACTCTGATTACAAAAAATGCTGTTTTGTATACAATTGTGGTTTGCATTATCGTGggtttcaattaatttagttaaaaaaatttataaatatttcaagat contains:
- the LOC122273783 gene encoding uncharacterized protein, whose protein sequence is MFKLETQVLNITNGTEILCHAQPLLKPKNPLEITNIEINLDLVKTVHGKKIFAPIILKNLALETMAVRYPVDDWLHVFIDGSQFDCHFNVGAGVFSELFSFYVPAGYIGTTFDGEVVALSTVLQQLLALQHKFENAVLFSDSQAAIQSISAHERPLTPEISRCQDLSRSLFLKGKRIVLQ
- the LOC107443734 gene encoding dehydrogenase/reductase SDR family member 4 gives rise to the protein MLRNLCLKLRVFSIDSNILRNMSHSVLKLSGKVAVVTASTEGIGFSVAKRLATDGAAVVISSRKKDNVEKALDQLKSVSSKIAGIPCHVGKAEDRRRLLDFAKTTFGGVDLLVSNAAVNPTMGHVLDTSEDAWDKIFDINVKSAFLLTQAVLPLMEERGGGSIVYMSSIAGLNPMNILGAYSVSKTALLGLAKAAATQCAQKNIRVNCVCPGIIKTKFSEVMWSNPSSKEVLDQAIPMKRCGEPDEIAGMVSFLCSNDASYITGENFVVAGGYFSRL